A single genomic interval of Bradyrhizobium japonicum USDA 6 harbors:
- a CDS encoding ABC transporter ATP-binding protein, protein MSATIIEVADLDVYYGTSQILFGVGLSVRQGETMALLGRNGAGKSTTMKAIMGLAPPRRGRISLRGAVISGQKPHHIARAGLGFVPEDRQIFPEHTVEDNLVIGRKKGPEGQDEWPIRRIYDVFPLLEPLRHRIAGRLSGGEQQMLAIARTLMGNPALLLLDEPSEGLAPIIVQRIGELLRQLRQLGATVLIAEQNMHFCLGLASHATVIDKGQIVYAAGIDELKANDAIRRRYLAL, encoded by the coding sequence ATGAGCGCGACCATTATCGAAGTCGCCGATCTCGACGTCTACTATGGCACGAGCCAGATCCTGTTCGGCGTCGGCCTCTCGGTGCGGCAGGGCGAGACCATGGCGCTTTTGGGCCGCAATGGCGCGGGCAAATCGACGACCATGAAGGCGATCATGGGACTGGCGCCACCGCGGCGGGGCAGGATCAGCCTGCGCGGCGCGGTGATCTCGGGCCAGAAGCCGCACCATATCGCGCGCGCCGGTCTCGGCTTCGTGCCGGAGGATCGCCAGATCTTTCCGGAGCACACGGTCGAGGACAATCTCGTCATCGGTCGCAAGAAGGGGCCGGAAGGCCAGGACGAGTGGCCGATCAGGCGCATCTACGACGTCTTCCCGCTGCTGGAGCCGCTGCGCCATCGCATTGCCGGACGTCTCTCGGGCGGGGAGCAGCAGATGCTCGCCATCGCGCGCACGCTGATGGGCAACCCGGCGCTGTTGCTGCTCGATGAGCCGAGCGAAGGCCTCGCGCCGATCATCGTGCAGCGGATCGGCGAGCTGTTGCGGCAGCTCCGCCAGCTCGGTGCGACCGTCCTGATCGCCGAGCAGAACATGCATTTCTGTCTCGGGCTTGCCAGCCACGCCACGGTCATCGACAAGGGCCAGATCGTCTATGCCGCCGGGATCGACGAGCTGAAGGCCAACGACGCGATCCGGCGGCGTTATCTGGCCCTCTAA
- a CDS encoding ABC transporter substrate-binding protein, protein MVRHLPTLSIAMSVTSLALLLAQPALAETVTLGIGTQDTTTNTVTAGVVIRQLHLLEKYLPKDGKYANIKFELEWQNFTSGPPVTNAMMANKLQIGMMGDYPLIVNGFTFESNPESKSRLIGVAAYSLSGSGNGLVVHKDSPYYDLADLKGKLVSVPFGSAAHGMVLKAMQDRGYASDFFQLVSQSPEVGSTNLQEKKIDAHADFVPFAELLPFRGFARKIFDGVETNLPTFHGIVVRTDFAEKYPEVVVAYFKALIAANQWLRDDPKLGAEKIQEWTGINKEVVYIFLGPSGNMTTDPTVKPALIDAAATDVKVLQNLGRMKEFDPKKWVDDSYIRKAYAEMKLDYDAQLASTRNYEITGEDSFCKKPITDPRKAGEVWVDDAGILPFASAACTLGAYADYKAKGKKINVAYVFDTTRGIKLFADQAFFAVGNGEVAPFLLKKDAEAHAAKINGKVLGFDDAVKAAVGGGKT, encoded by the coding sequence ATGGTCCGCCATCTTCCCACGCTCTCGATCGCGATGTCGGTGACCTCGCTGGCGCTACTCTTGGCGCAGCCGGCCTTGGCGGAAACCGTCACGCTCGGCATTGGAACGCAGGACACCACGACCAACACGGTGACCGCCGGCGTCGTCATCCGGCAGCTGCATCTCCTCGAGAAATATCTGCCGAAGGACGGCAAATACGCCAACATCAAGTTCGAGCTGGAGTGGCAGAATTTCACCTCCGGCCCGCCCGTCACCAACGCGATGATGGCGAACAAGCTGCAGATCGGCATGATGGGCGACTATCCGCTGATCGTGAACGGCTTCACCTTCGAGAGCAATCCGGAGAGCAAGAGCCGCCTGATCGGCGTGGCCGCCTACAGCCTGTCCGGCTCCGGCAACGGGCTCGTCGTCCACAAGGACTCGCCCTATTACGATCTCGCCGATCTCAAGGGCAAGCTCGTCAGCGTGCCGTTCGGCTCGGCCGCCCACGGCATGGTGCTGAAGGCGATGCAGGACCGCGGTTACGCCTCCGACTTCTTCCAGCTCGTCAGCCAGAGCCCCGAGGTCGGTTCGACCAATCTGCAGGAGAAGAAGATCGACGCGCACGCCGACTTCGTCCCCTTCGCCGAGCTGCTGCCCTTCCGCGGCTTCGCGCGAAAAATCTTTGACGGTGTCGAGACCAATCTGCCGACCTTCCACGGCATCGTGGTCCGCACCGACTTCGCCGAAAAATACCCTGAGGTCGTCGTTGCCTACTTCAAGGCGCTGATCGCCGCCAACCAGTGGCTGCGCGACGATCCCAAGCTCGGCGCCGAAAAGATCCAGGAGTGGACCGGCATCAACAAGGAAGTCGTCTATATCTTCCTCGGTCCCAGCGGCAACATGACCACCGATCCCACGGTGAAGCCGGCGCTGATCGATGCAGCCGCGACCGACGTCAAGGTGCTGCAGAATCTCGGCCGCATGAAGGAGTTCGATCCGAAGAAGTGGGTGGATGATTCCTACATCCGCAAGGCCTATGCCGAGATGAAGCTCGACTATGACGCCCAGCTTGCGAGCACCAGGAATTACGAGATCACGGGCGAAGATTCCTTCTGCAAGAAGCCGATCACCGACCCGCGCAAGGCCGGCGAGGTCTGGGTCGACGATGCCGGCATCCTGCCGTTTGCGTCCGCAGCGTGCACATTAGGGGCCTATGCCGACTACAAGGCCAAAGGCAAGAAGATCAACGTCGCCTACGTCTTCGACACCACGCGCGGAATCAAGCTGTTCGCCGACCAGGCCTTCTTCGCGGTCGGCAACGGTGAGGTCGCGCCGTTCCTGCTGAAGAAGGACGCGGAAGCCCATGCCGCCAAGATCAATGGCAAGGTGCTCGGCTTCGACGACGCGGTGAAGGCGGCGGTCGGCGGAGGCAAGACGTGA
- a CDS encoding ABC transporter permease, with protein sequence MSSPALVRHPEDSMPAATAIAEAGPVPAPSPPATPPSFGTLALRWYRLNRAGLRATAIGIISLLAFLLVWHLLTTYRVVFFVRFTNVPSPLAVYASFTKAIHDPKFLLHILLSCRRILFGFSLAAVVGVPLGLIMGRFKLVHEIIFPVAEVLRPIPAIAWVPMAIMLWPTNEQSIVFITFLGAFFPILVNTLHGMSLVDPVLVRAAQCLGARERSIFREVYFPASMPHIFTGLTVGMGVAWVSLIAAEMISGQYGIGYFTWEAYSLVQYADIALGMIAIGVLGLGSSLLIRGAGQLVMPWRLK encoded by the coding sequence GTGAGCAGTCCCGCCCTCGTCAGACATCCCGAGGACAGCATGCCGGCAGCAACAGCAATCGCCGAGGCGGGCCCCGTGCCCGCCCCTTCCCCGCCCGCGACACCGCCTTCGTTCGGCACGCTCGCGCTGCGCTGGTACCGGCTCAATCGGGCGGGGCTACGCGCGACGGCGATCGGCATCATATCTCTGCTCGCCTTCCTGCTGGTGTGGCACCTGCTCACGACCTATCGCGTCGTGTTCTTCGTGCGCTTCACCAACGTGCCCTCGCCGCTCGCGGTCTATGCGAGCTTCACCAAGGCGATCCACGATCCCAAATTCCTGCTGCACATCCTCTTGAGCTGCCGGCGCATCCTGTTCGGCTTCTCGCTCGCGGCGGTGGTCGGCGTACCGCTCGGCCTGATCATGGGCCGCTTCAAGCTGGTGCATGAAATCATCTTCCCGGTGGCGGAGGTACTGCGGCCGATCCCGGCAATCGCCTGGGTGCCGATGGCGATCATGCTTTGGCCGACCAACGAGCAGAGCATCGTCTTCATCACCTTCCTCGGCGCGTTCTTCCCGATCCTGGTCAACACGCTGCATGGCATGTCGCTGGTCGATCCCGTGCTGGTGCGCGCCGCGCAATGTCTCGGCGCGCGAGAACGGTCGATCTTCCGCGAGGTGTATTTTCCAGCTTCGATGCCGCACATCTTCACCGGCCTCACCGTCGGCATGGGCGTGGCCTGGGTGTCGCTGATCGCCGCCGAGATGATCTCGGGTCAATACGGCATCGGCTATTTCACCTGGGAGGCCTATTCCCTTGTCCAGTATGCCGACATCGCGCTCGGCATGATCGCGATCGGCGTGCTTGGCCTTGGATCGAGCCTGCTTATCAGGGGCGCCGGGCAGTTGGTGATGCCGTGGAGGCTAAAATGA
- a CDS encoding YeiH family protein yields MSQNQASSPTDAKPTTALSRVVALIPGILLCIAVAGVSALLEHLELGVFEHPYVEALVMAILLGMALRSFWKPAPRWQAGIAFSAKQLLEVAVMLLGASISFAAIAASGIALLASIAAVVVVALCVSFGISRLLGLSTRLSILIACGNSICGNSAIAAVAPIIGANSDEIASSISFTAILGVMMVLGLPLLIPLLQLSATQYGILAGLTVYAVPQVLAATVPAGLISTQIGTLVKLMRVLMLGPVVVGLSLVASRWHAGAKKSNVGFFRLVPWFILGFLALATLRSLEIVPGTVVGPVTKITSFLTVVSMAALGLGVDVKVLANVGGRVTAAVTLSLMLLLGISIALVHWFK; encoded by the coding sequence GTGTCGCAGAATCAAGCATCCAGCCCGACCGACGCCAAGCCGACCACTGCCCTTAGCCGCGTCGTCGCGCTGATTCCCGGCATCCTCCTCTGCATCGCCGTCGCCGGTGTCTCGGCCCTGCTCGAGCACCTGGAGCTGGGCGTTTTCGAGCATCCCTATGTCGAGGCGCTGGTCATGGCCATCCTACTCGGCATGGCGCTGCGCAGCTTCTGGAAACCCGCGCCGCGCTGGCAGGCCGGCATCGCCTTCAGCGCGAAACAGCTGCTCGAAGTCGCGGTCATGCTGCTGGGGGCCTCCATCAGCTTTGCTGCGATCGCGGCTTCCGGCATCGCGCTGCTCGCCTCGATCGCCGCGGTCGTCGTGGTCGCACTCTGCGTCTCCTTCGGGATCAGCCGGCTGCTCGGCCTGTCGACGCGCCTGTCGATCCTGATCGCCTGCGGCAACTCGATCTGCGGCAATTCCGCGATCGCAGCCGTGGCGCCGATCATCGGCGCCAACAGCGACGAGATCGCATCCTCGATCTCCTTCACCGCCATCCTCGGCGTGATGATGGTGCTGGGCCTGCCGCTGCTGATTCCGCTGCTGCAATTGTCGGCCACGCAGTACGGCATCCTCGCGGGCCTCACCGTGTACGCCGTGCCGCAGGTTCTGGCCGCGACGGTGCCGGCCGGGCTCATCTCGACGCAGATCGGCACGCTAGTGAAGCTGATGCGCGTGTTGATGCTCGGGCCCGTCGTCGTCGGTCTCTCCCTGGTCGCCTCGCGCTGGCATGCCGGCGCCAAGAAATCCAATGTCGGCTTCTTCCGCCTGGTCCCCTGGTTCATCCTCGGCTTCCTTGCGCTGGCGACCCTGCGTTCGCTGGAGATCGTGCCCGGCACGGTGGTGGGACCGGTGACGAAGATCACGAGCTTCCTCACCGTCGTCTCCATGGCCGCGCTGGGGCTGGGCGTCGATGTGAAGGTGCTGGCGAATGTCGGCGGCCGCGTAACCGCGGCGGTGACATTGTCGCTGATGCTGCTGCTCGGCATCAGCATCGCGCTGGTGCACTGGTTTAAGTGA
- a CDS encoding 4Fe-4S dicluster domain-containing protein translates to MPLASYQTSVPVVVDDAKCIADKGCTVCVDVCPLDVLRISDMTGKAYMAYDECWYCMPCEADCPTGAVTVNIPYLLR, encoded by the coding sequence ATGCCTCTCGCGTCCTATCAGACATCGGTTCCGGTGGTCGTCGACGACGCCAAATGCATCGCCGACAAGGGCTGCACCGTGTGCGTCGACGTCTGCCCGCTTGACGTGCTCCGCATCAGCGACATGACCGGCAAGGCCTACATGGCCTATGACGAGTGCTGGTATTGCATGCCGTGCGAGGCCGATTGCCCGACCGGCGCCGTCACCGTCAACATTCCCTATCTGCTGAGGTGA
- a CDS encoding ABC transporter ATP-binding protein has product MNEILTKAPQGHIEVRNFSLSYESIDGPVQAVTDTQIHVKPGEFVSIVGPSGCGKSTLLNAVAGFLKPTTGVVTVDGERVNGPSAERGMVFQQYSLFPWKTVRENVEFGLKMRGMPRSQRERAARTLLGLAGLEAFEKHYPEKLSGGMKQRVGIVRALATGPKVLLLDEPFGALDAQTRVIMQQILTNMWQRLKISVLFVTHDIDEAIFLSDRVYCMTARPGSIKAEIPIPLERPRQQSMMMSSEFLALRRGLMSLIREESLKAMGGEISDMGMQGLNIELHGHSLADVI; this is encoded by the coding sequence ATGAACGAAATCCTGACCAAAGCACCGCAGGGCCATATCGAGGTCAGGAATTTCTCCCTCAGCTATGAGAGCATCGATGGACCGGTGCAGGCCGTCACCGATACGCAGATTCATGTGAAGCCCGGCGAGTTCGTCTCGATTGTCGGCCCCTCCGGCTGCGGAAAGTCGACGCTGCTCAATGCCGTTGCCGGCTTCCTCAAGCCGACCACCGGTGTAGTCACCGTCGACGGCGAGCGGGTCAACGGCCCCAGCGCCGAGCGCGGCATGGTGTTTCAGCAATATTCGCTGTTTCCGTGGAAGACGGTGCGGGAGAACGTCGAGTTCGGCCTGAAGATGCGCGGCATGCCGCGCTCCCAGCGCGAGCGCGCGGCGCGCACGCTGCTCGGGCTCGCGGGGCTCGAGGCCTTCGAAAAGCATTATCCGGAAAAACTCTCCGGCGGCATGAAGCAGCGCGTCGGCATCGTCCGCGCGCTCGCCACGGGCCCGAAGGTGCTGCTGCTGGACGAGCCCTTCGGCGCGCTCGACGCGCAGACGCGCGTGATCATGCAGCAGATCCTCACCAACATGTGGCAACGGCTGAAGATCTCGGTGCTGTTCGTCACCCACGACATCGACGAAGCCATTTTCCTCTCCGACCGCGTCTACTGCATGACGGCCCGCCCCGGCTCGATCAAGGCGGAAATCCCGATCCCGCTGGAGCGGCCGCGGCAGCAATCGATGATGATGTCGTCGGAGTTTTTGGCGCTCCGCCGCGGGCTGATGTCGCTGATCCGCGAGGAGAGCCTGAAGGCGATGGGCGGCGAGATCAGCGACATGGGCATGCAAGGGCTGAACATCGAGCTGCATGGGCATTCGCTGGCGGATGTGATTTAG
- a CDS encoding Crp/Fnr family transcriptional regulator, producing MLQAANVVRGTVPATVRPAGSSSLLLTENQQWIGGPPPLMDKLSPRERELVLKQGRRKVLNRGQTLFSQGGKHDGIWLIESGRIRVFYTSPLGREITLAYWHVGNFVGGPEVFEGTVHQWSGVASSNCSVVHLPGKELRSLAAEIPNLAIGLIEGLTFKGKCYSALAQMLGTRSITQRLAHLLLHLVELYGVEDADGRVIAAAFTHADIAHMVGATRQWVTISLKRMQEKGIVVTKRSQIVVCRADALEEMRGQSGD from the coding sequence ATGTTGCAGGCCGCCAATGTGGTTCGCGGGACGGTTCCCGCAACGGTCCGGCCGGCCGGCAGCTCGTCGCTGCTGCTCACCGAGAACCAGCAATGGATCGGCGGACCGCCGCCGCTGATGGACAAGCTGTCACCGCGCGAGCGGGAGCTGGTGCTGAAGCAGGGCCGGCGAAAGGTGCTCAACCGCGGCCAGACGCTGTTCAGCCAGGGCGGCAAGCATGACGGTATCTGGCTGATCGAGAGCGGCCGCATCCGCGTGTTCTACACCTCGCCGCTCGGACGCGAGATCACCCTGGCCTATTGGCACGTCGGCAATTTCGTCGGCGGGCCCGAAGTGTTCGAGGGCACCGTGCATCAATGGTCCGGCGTCGCATCCAGCAATTGCAGCGTCGTGCACCTGCCCGGAAAGGAGCTGCGGTCGCTTGCCGCAGAGATCCCCAACCTCGCCATCGGCCTCATTGAAGGCCTCACCTTCAAGGGCAAATGCTATTCGGCGCTGGCGCAGATGCTGGGAACACGCTCGATCACCCAGCGCCTCGCGCATCTTCTGCTGCATCTGGTCGAACTCTACGGCGTCGAGGATGCCGACGGCCGGGTGATCGCGGCGGCCTTCACTCATGCCGACATCGCCCACATGGTCGGCGCGACCAGGCAATGGGTCACGATCAGCCTGAAACGGATGCAGGAGAAGGGAATCGTCGTCACCAAGCGCTCGCAGATCGTGGTGTGCCGGGCCGACGCTTTGGAGGAGATGCGCGGCCAGAGCGGCGACTAG
- a CDS encoding gamma-butyrobetaine hydroxylase-like domain-containing protein: protein MTLVAPTVADYEASADLATLVIRTTRDDAVGITAEQLRLSCKCAHCTRARFDDRFPERFPGIAITEIGDLGYGLNISFSDGHNRGIYPKPYLLSLAGR from the coding sequence ATGACCTTGGTGGCGCCGACTGTGGCCGACTATGAAGCCAGCGCCGATCTCGCGACGCTCGTCATCCGCACCACACGGGACGATGCGGTCGGAATCACTGCCGAGCAGCTCCGCCTCTCCTGTAAATGCGCCCATTGCACACGCGCCCGCTTCGACGATCGCTTCCCCGAACGCTTTCCCGGCATCGCCATCACCGAGATCGGCGATCTCGGCTATGGGCTGAACATCTCGTTTTCGGATGGGCACAACAGGGGGATTTACCCGAAGCCGTATCTGCTGAGCTTGGCGGGGCGCTAG
- a CDS encoding ferredoxin--NADP reductase, which translates to MSAFQKETVLSVRHWTDSLFSFTATRDPGFRFQNGQFAMIGLEVEGKPLMRAYSMASANHEEALEFFSIKVPDGPLTSRLQKIREGDIILVGRKATGTLITGNLIPGKRLLLLSTGTGLAPFASLIKDPDVYENYETIVLAHGCRQVSELAYGEHLVDGLRNHEFFGPLIRDKLVYYPTVTREPFKNRGRITDLIGSNQLFDDIGQPGLDIETDRIMLCGSPAMLEELPAMFSARGFVEGNHSQPGHFVIEKAFVER; encoded by the coding sequence ATGAGCGCATTTCAGAAGGAAACGGTTTTGTCAGTCCGGCACTGGACCGACTCCCTGTTCAGCTTCACGGCGACGCGCGATCCGGGCTTCCGTTTCCAGAACGGCCAGTTCGCGATGATCGGGCTGGAAGTCGAGGGCAAGCCGTTGATGCGGGCCTACAGCATGGCGAGCGCCAATCACGAGGAGGCGCTCGAATTCTTCTCGATCAAGGTGCCGGACGGCCCGCTGACCTCGCGCCTCCAGAAGATCCGGGAGGGCGACATCATCCTGGTCGGCCGCAAGGCGACGGGCACGCTGATCACCGGCAACCTCATCCCGGGCAAACGCCTGCTGCTGCTTTCGACCGGCACCGGCCTCGCGCCCTTCGCCAGCCTGATCAAGGACCCCGACGTCTATGAGAATTACGAGACCATCGTACTTGCCCATGGCTGCCGCCAGGTTTCGGAACTCGCTTATGGCGAGCACCTCGTCGACGGCCTGCGCAATCACGAATTCTTTGGTCCGCTGATCCGCGACAAGCTCGTCTACTACCCGACCGTGACCCGCGAGCCGTTCAAAAACCGCGGTCGCATCACCGACCTGATCGGCTCCAACCAACTGTTCGACGACATCGGGCAACCCGGCCTCGATATCGAGACCGATCGCATCATGCTGTGCGGCAGCCCGGCGATGCTCGAGGAACTGCCCGCGATGTTTTCCGCGCGCGGCTTTGTCGAGGGCAATCACAGCCAGCCCGGCCATTTCGTCATTGAAAAGGCCTTCGTCGAGCGCTGA
- a CDS encoding fumarate reductase/succinate dehydrogenase flavoprotein subunit codes for MALDEIVDGLSEVSCDVLVIGGGTAGPMAALKAKLKNPKANVVLLEKANVKRSGAISMGMDGLNNAVIPGYATPEQYTKEITIANDGIVDQKAVYKYAQNCYKIIEELDSFGIRFLKNENGDYAVKKVHHIGTYVLPMPNGETVKKALYRQLRRARILISNRYMATRLLKSSDGRIAGAISVNTRTAEILVIKAKAVILCMGAAGRLGLPTSGYMFGTYENAANSGDGYAMAYHAGAALANLECYQINPLIKDYNGPACAYVAGPFGAFTANNEGSRFIECDYWSGQMMLEFYNELLSGKGPVFLQLKHLHPDTISEIESTLHKVERPTRGLFQQGRGVDYRSESIEMHISEIGFCSGHSASGVFVDDNARTTVPGLYAAGDMASVPHNYMLGAFTNGSVAGIDAMEFADNHDFAEFDAADVALERDRVLAPTKREDGIPPNQVEYKTRRLVNDYLQPPKVTRKYELGMRRLAETRQDMQEHMIARNAHELLRALEVQSIMDCADMAVHASLYREESRWGLYHWRTDFPEKDNENWFCHTLLSKQNGKMTSEKRAVEPYVVPIADDEKDLYDKQRIRASA; via the coding sequence ATGGCACTAGATGAGATCGTCGACGGACTTTCGGAGGTTTCCTGCGATGTGCTGGTGATCGGCGGCGGCACGGCCGGTCCGATGGCGGCGCTGAAGGCGAAGCTGAAGAACCCGAAGGCCAATGTCGTCCTGCTCGAAAAGGCCAACGTCAAGCGCTCCGGCGCGATCTCGATGGGCATGGACGGGCTCAACAACGCCGTCATTCCCGGCTATGCGACCCCGGAGCAGTACACCAAGGAAATCACCATCGCGAACGACGGCATCGTCGATCAGAAGGCGGTCTATAAATACGCGCAAAATTGCTACAAGATCATCGAAGAGCTCGACAGTTTCGGCATCCGCTTCCTGAAGAACGAGAACGGCGACTACGCCGTCAAGAAGGTGCACCATATCGGCACCTACGTCCTTCCGATGCCGAACGGCGAGACCGTCAAGAAGGCGCTCTATCGCCAGCTTCGCCGCGCCCGCATCCTGATCTCCAACCGCTACATGGCGACGCGGCTGCTCAAATCGTCCGACGGCCGCATCGCCGGCGCGATCTCCGTCAACACGCGCACGGCAGAGATCCTCGTCATCAAGGCCAAGGCCGTGATCCTCTGCATGGGCGCCGCCGGCCGCCTCGGCCTTCCGACCTCCGGCTACATGTTCGGCACCTACGAGAACGCCGCCAATTCCGGCGACGGCTATGCCATGGCGTATCACGCCGGTGCAGCGCTGGCGAACCTCGAATGCTACCAGATCAATCCGCTGATCAAGGACTATAATGGCCCGGCTTGCGCCTATGTCGCCGGTCCCTTCGGCGCCTTCACCGCCAACAACGAGGGATCACGCTTCATCGAGTGCGACTACTGGTCCGGCCAGATGATGCTGGAATTCTACAACGAGCTGCTGTCAGGCAAGGGCCCGGTGTTCCTCCAGCTCAAGCATCTCCATCCCGACACCATCTCGGAGATCGAATCCACGCTGCACAAGGTCGAGCGTCCCACGCGCGGCCTGTTTCAGCAGGGGCGCGGGGTCGATTACCGCAGCGAGTCGATCGAGATGCACATCTCCGAGATCGGGTTCTGCTCCGGCCACAGCGCCTCCGGCGTATTTGTCGATGACAATGCGCGCACGACGGTGCCCGGCCTCTATGCCGCCGGCGACATGGCAAGCGTGCCGCACAATTACATGCTCGGCGCCTTTACCAACGGCTCGGTCGCCGGCATCGACGCCATGGAATTCGCCGACAACCACGACTTTGCGGAGTTCGATGCGGCCGATGTCGCGCTGGAGCGCGACCGCGTGCTGGCGCCGACCAAACGCGAAGACGGCATTCCGCCGAACCAGGTCGAGTACAAGACCCGTCGCCTCGTCAACGACTATCTCCAGCCGCCGAAAGTCACGCGCAAATACGAGCTCGGCATGCGCCGCCTCGCCGAGACGCGACAGGACATGCAGGAACACATGATCGCGCGCAACGCACACGAGCTGCTTCGCGCGCTCGAAGTGCAGTCGATCATGGATTGCGCCGACATGGCGGTGCACGCCTCGCTGTACCGCGAGGAGAGCCGCTGGGGCCTCTATCACTGGCGCACGGATTTCCCGGAGAAGGACAACGAGAACTGGTTCTGCCACACGCTGCTCTCCAAGCAGAACGGCAAGATGACCAGCGAGAAGCGCGCCGTGGAGCCCTATGTCGTGCCGATCGCCGACGACGAGAAGGACCTCTACGACAAGCAACGCATCCGCGCCTCCGCCTGA
- a CDS encoding ABC transporter ATP-binding protein, producing MLEIRNLAKSFGGVKATNDVTLDFPDGSLTAVIGPNGAGKSTFFNLITGALRPDSGQVLLDGIDLAGRSPPEIVRHGIGRAFQVASIFKSLTVQETMLAAVSADQRSSAVLHKRFPLPETRDRAEHVMELLGLAGKRNRTAATLSHGDQKLLDIALALVLEPKVLLLDEPTAGMGPEERWRMIDKVRELWETQKITVVFIEHDMDIVFKIAPKIVVLCYGRILATGTPDEIRNNSAVIEAYLGTEHAGAAA from the coding sequence ATGCTCGAGATCCGCAACCTCGCAAAATCCTTCGGCGGCGTGAAGGCGACCAACGACGTCACGCTCGACTTTCCCGACGGCTCGCTCACCGCGGTGATCGGCCCGAACGGCGCCGGCAAGAGCACGTTCTTCAACCTGATTACGGGCGCCTTGAGGCCGGATTCCGGTCAGGTTCTGCTCGACGGCATCGATCTCGCCGGCCGCTCGCCGCCGGAGATCGTGCGCCACGGCATCGGCCGCGCCTTCCAGGTGGCCAGCATCTTCAAGTCACTGACGGTGCAAGAGACCATGCTCGCCGCCGTCAGCGCCGATCAGCGCTCGTCCGCGGTGCTGCACAAGCGCTTTCCGTTGCCCGAGACGCGCGACCGCGCCGAGCATGTGATGGAGCTGCTGGGCCTCGCGGGAAAGCGCAATCGCACGGCCGCAACGCTGTCGCATGGCGACCAGAAACTGCTCGACATCGCACTTGCGCTGGTGCTCGAACCAAAGGTTCTGCTGCTGGACGAGCCGACTGCCGGCATGGGCCCGGAAGAGCGCTGGCGCATGATCGACAAGGTGCGCGAGCTCTGGGAGACGCAGAAAATCACGGTCGTCTTCATCGAGCACGACATGGACATCGTGTTCAAGATCGCCCCAAAGATCGTCGTGCTCTGCTACGGCCGCATCCTCGCGACCGGCACGCCCGACGAAATCCGCAACAACAGTGCCGTGATCGAGGCCTATCTCGGCACCGAACATGCGGGGGCTGCCGCATGA